A single region of the Hypanus sabinus isolate sHypSab1 chromosome 21, sHypSab1.hap1, whole genome shotgun sequence genome encodes:
- the LOC132379121 gene encoding proline-rich protein 36-like: MPYAHSLPDTFAFSLSPTHTLSPSLSLSPHTLFPTPHSPSPHILTIPALSVSPHSLSPLSFPLFLSPHTLSFYHTHSLSLTLSLQSLSLLPLYLPILSLCHLLSPPHSLSLYPLTLFLYIPSLYLTLISLSPFPLSVHMFSLPTLSLYPHPLSPTPPLSYTLSLPTHSFCSSPQSLSPCAISHELHTHSPPLSLFLSLPIPSFPSTLSLYAHKLFPSPLSLPTDMFSPPLPLPTLSVPHTLSPHVVSPPHSFSPCTISLPISFFPLSLPYTLTPPQSLSLHHFLSPHTYSLRHNQPLLSLSPSISISPLSHPKLSLSPPHSLFPHTLPNLVNLI, encoded by the coding sequence atgccttatgctcACTCTCTTCCAGACACattcgctttctctctctctcccacacatactctctctccctcactctccctctccccacacactctCTTTCCCACCCCACACTCTCCCTCCCCACATATTCTCACTATCCccgctctctctgtctccccacactctctgtctccactctctttcccactctttctctctccccatacACTTTCTTTCtaccacacacactccctctccctcacactctctctccaatctctttccctcctcccactctatctccccattctctccctctgccACTTGCTTTCTCCCCCACACTCACTTTCTCTATATcccctcactctctttctctataTCCCCTCACTCTATCTcaccttaatctctctctctccattccctctctctgtccacatgttctctctccccacactctctctctacccacaccccctctctcccacaccccctctctcctacactctctctctccccacacactccTTCTGTTCCTCACCACAATCTCTCTCCCCCTGTGCAATCTCTCATGaactacacacacactctcccccactctctctcttcctctctctccccataccctccttcccttccacactctccctgtatgCTCACAAACtctttccctccccactctctcttcccacagacatgttctctcccccactccctctccccacactctctgtcccccacacactctctccacacgttgtctctcccccacactctttctctccatgcacaatctctctccccatctctttcttcccactctctctcccctacacactcactcccccacaatctctctccctccaccacttcctctctCCCCATACTTACTCTCTCCGCCACAATCagcctctcctctctctatctccctcaaTCTCTATATCCCCACTCTCTCAtcccaaactctctctctctcccccacactctctctttccccacactctccctAATTTAGTTAATTTGATATGA